One part of the Truepera radiovictrix DSM 17093 genome encodes these proteins:
- a CDS encoding sulfotransferase family protein, which produces MLPNLIILGAMKSGTTSLHEYLSYHPEIFMSRRKELNFFVEHQEWRRGVDWYASHFGGSEGATVRGESSPNYTRHPLFPGVPERMHALLPEAKLIYCVRDPIKRFVSHYLHSYSLGAEDRSLEEVAALTDTPYLLCSLYSFQLERFLEFYPPTQIKVVVLEELQRRPQETLRSVFAFLGVDPSYEDARFAVPSRTMPPVAVRRRGPLKRWLVRRNKRGVYWIERNLPWLFGPPIGLPALSAELRQRLAEAFAEDTDRLRRWTGYDLASWGTSADAASDGRDAEARCARQFAG; this is translated from the coding sequence ATGCTGCCCAACCTAATCATCCTAGGCGCCATGAAAAGCGGGACGACGAGCCTTCACGAGTACCTCTCGTATCACCCCGAGATCTTTATGTCGCGGCGCAAAGAGCTCAACTTTTTCGTCGAGCACCAGGAGTGGCGCCGGGGCGTGGACTGGTACGCGTCGCACTTTGGGGGCAGCGAAGGGGCCACCGTGCGCGGCGAGAGCTCCCCCAACTACACCCGTCACCCGCTCTTTCCAGGCGTCCCCGAGCGCATGCACGCGCTTTTACCCGAAGCTAAACTCATCTACTGCGTGCGCGACCCCATCAAGCGCTTTGTGTCGCACTACCTGCACTCGTACTCGTTGGGCGCCGAAGACCGCAGCCTCGAGGAGGTGGCGGCCCTCACCGACACCCCCTATCTGCTCTGCAGCCTCTACAGCTTTCAGCTCGAGCGGTTTCTCGAGTTCTACCCGCCCACGCAGATCAAAGTCGTGGTGCTCGAAGAGCTGCAGCGCCGACCGCAGGAGACGCTACGGTCGGTCTTCGCGTTTTTGGGCGTCGACCCCTCCTACGAAGACGCGCGCTTCGCCGTCCCCTCGCGGACGATGCCGCCGGTAGCGGTGCGGCGCCGCGGACCGCTTAAACGCTGGCTCGTGCGGCGCAACAAACGCGGCGTGTACTGGATCGAGCGCAACCTCCCCTGGCTCTTCGGCCCCCCCATCGGGCTCCCCGCGCTCTCTGCGGAGCTGCGGCAGCGGCTCGCCGAGGCGTTCGCCGAGGACACCGACAGGCTGCGCCGCTGGACCGGTTACGACCTCGCGTCGTGGGGCACCTCGGCTGACGCGGCTAGCGATGGCCGCGACGCCGAAGCGCGCTGCGCGCGGCAGTTCGCCGGATAG
- a CDS encoding LacI family DNA-binding transcriptional regulator: protein MSRVTIADVAREAEVSAMTVSRVVNNKGEISPATRARVERAIERLGYRPNRLARALSLQASQTLGMVVPDINNPFFSEIVRGAEDEAWERGYALIISSTVENLEREARTLQLLEDHHVDGVLVCSPRLPDETLFELLKGHRAALVLNRSAPEALAGSLQVDDTHGAMRATHHLLGGGRRNVGMVAGPETSHSRKRRVAGYTTALETTGNEVVPSRIVSCVPDEMGGYEGARALLRAHPELDGLLCHNDLVAVGVLRALRELGVRVPDDVAVVGCDDIRLASLVTPSLTTLRVDKPALGRRAVRLLLERLGAPPEEAPAPEAVKPELVVRESAP from the coding sequence ATGTCTCGAGTCACGATCGCAGATGTTGCCCGCGAGGCCGAGGTTTCGGCCATGACGGTCTCTCGCGTGGTCAACAACAAGGGTGAGATCAGCCCCGCGACCCGCGCGCGCGTCGAGCGGGCTATCGAGCGGCTCGGTTACCGGCCCAACCGCCTCGCGCGGGCGCTCTCGTTGCAGGCCAGCCAGACCTTGGGGATGGTGGTGCCCGACATCAACAACCCCTTTTTTTCGGAGATCGTCCGGGGCGCCGAGGACGAGGCGTGGGAGCGCGGCTACGCGCTCATCATCAGCAGCACGGTGGAGAACCTCGAGCGCGAGGCGCGCACGCTGCAGCTCCTAGAAGACCACCACGTCGACGGCGTGCTCGTGTGCAGCCCACGCCTCCCCGACGAGACGCTCTTCGAGCTCCTCAAGGGCCACCGCGCGGCCCTTGTGCTCAACCGCAGCGCCCCCGAGGCGCTCGCGGGCAGCCTGCAGGTCGACGACACCCACGGCGCGATGCGCGCCACCCATCACCTGCTCGGGGGGGGGCGGCGAAACGTCGGTATGGTCGCCGGACCCGAGACCTCACACTCGCGCAAACGCCGCGTGGCGGGCTACACCACGGCGCTCGAGACCACCGGCAACGAGGTCGTGCCCTCGCGCATCGTCTCCTGCGTACCCGACGAGATGGGCGGCTACGAGGGGGCGAGAGCGCTGCTCAGGGCGCACCCCGAACTGGACGGTCTCCTCTGCCACAACGACCTCGTAGCCGTGGGGGTGCTCCGAGCCCTCCGGGAGCTGGGGGTGCGGGTCCCGGACGACGTGGCGGTGGTCGGCTGCGACGACATCCGTCTAGCGAGCCTCGTCACCCCGAGCCTCACGACGCTGCGCGTGGACAAACCGGCTCTCGGGCGCCGCGCCGTGAGGCTGCTGCTGGAGCGGCTGGGCGCGCCGCCGGAGGAGGCGCCGGCGCCCGAAGCGGTGAAACCCGAACTCGTGGTGCGCGAGAGCGCGCCCTAG
- a CDS encoding SDR family oxidoreductase, whose amino-acid sequence MFDLSGKTAVVTGGTGVLGGALALGLAAAGAKVGVLGRRTEKAEAVAARLREAGGEALALTADVTDKGQLEAARARVLDAWGRLDILVNGAGGNLPEATAAGERSFFGLSQAALQEVVALNLFGALLPSQVFGEAMAAAGQGVIINISSMAGGRPLTRVVGYAAAKAALDNFTRWLAVEFAQKCGPGLRVNAIAPGFFLGEQNRDLLLDDDGSLSERGQQIIAHTPMGRFGEPEELVGTAVWLASDASSFVTGVVVPVDGGFSAFSGV is encoded by the coding sequence ATGTTTGACTTAAGCGGCAAAACCGCCGTCGTCACGGGCGGCACGGGGGTGCTCGGCGGGGCGCTGGCATTAGGGCTCGCGGCAGCGGGCGCGAAGGTCGGGGTGCTGGGGCGGCGCACGGAGAAGGCCGAGGCGGTCGCCGCGCGCCTCCGCGAAGCGGGTGGCGAGGCGCTCGCGCTCACCGCCGACGTTACCGACAAGGGGCAGCTCGAGGCGGCGCGCGCGCGGGTGCTCGACGCTTGGGGGCGGCTCGACATCTTGGTCAACGGCGCGGGCGGCAACCTGCCGGAGGCCACCGCCGCGGGCGAGCGGAGCTTTTTCGGGCTCTCCCAAGCGGCGCTGCAGGAGGTCGTGGCGCTCAACCTGTTCGGCGCGCTGCTGCCGTCGCAGGTCTTCGGCGAGGCGATGGCGGCGGCGGGGCAGGGGGTGATTATCAACATCTCGTCGATGGCCGGGGGGCGCCCCCTGACGCGCGTGGTCGGCTACGCCGCCGCGAAGGCCGCCCTGGACAACTTCACCCGCTGGCTGGCGGTCGAGTTCGCGCAGAAGTGCGGACCTGGGCTGCGCGTCAACGCCATCGCGCCGGGCTTTTTTCTCGGCGAACAGAACCGCGACCTGCTCCTTGACGACGACGGTTCGCTCTCCGAGCGGGGCCAGCAGATCATCGCGCACACCCCCATGGGCCGCTTCGGCGAACCCGAGGAGCTCGTCGGGACGGCCGTGTGGCTCGCTTCGGACGCCTCGAGCTTCGTCACGGGCGTCGTCGTCCCTGTCGACGGCGGCTTCTCGGCCTTTAGCGGGGTCTAG
- a CDS encoding FecCD family ABC transporter permease, with amino-acid sequence MNRSMLRRPARRAAAPWSWRFHITPLLLAALLLLAGMTLAVGVGSVALGPAEVLRAVWHGLTGELSSTADTIVWQVRLPRVLLAALVGAALALAGVAYQGVFRNPLADPYLLGAASGAGFGAAVALVFGASVPLLARSLPLVAFVFALISVALTVLLAQQRGRLPLVSLILAGVVLGSSFSAATSYLMLWERDNAARVLSWLLGSFALSSWAQVATLTPLALLAGGVMWASAQALNVMQLGEESALQLGLPLEAFKATLITVATLATAAAVSVAGIIGFVGLIVPHAVRLAVGPDHRTLIPLSGLVGALFMVLADLAARTVIAPAELPIGVVTALVGGPFFLYLLRRQRRLG; translated from the coding sequence GTGAACCGCTCGATGCTCCGCCGTCCGGCGCGGCGCGCGGCGGCCCCCTGGAGCTGGCGCTTTCACATCACGCCGCTGCTGTTGGCGGCGCTGCTGCTGCTAGCTGGGATGACGCTGGCGGTAGGGGTGGGGTCGGTCGCCCTCGGCCCCGCCGAGGTGCTGCGGGCGGTGTGGCACGGGTTGACGGGGGAGCTCTCGAGCACCGCCGACACCATCGTCTGGCAGGTGCGCCTCCCGCGGGTGCTCCTAGCGGCGCTGGTCGGCGCCGCGCTCGCGCTCGCGGGGGTGGCCTATCAGGGGGTCTTTCGCAACCCGCTCGCCGACCCCTATTTGCTCGGGGCGGCGAGCGGGGCGGGGTTTGGGGCGGCGGTCGCGCTCGTCTTCGGGGCGAGCGTACCCCTCTTGGCGCGCAGCTTGCCGCTCGTCGCCTTTGTCTTCGCCCTCATCTCGGTCGCCCTGACGGTGCTGCTCGCCCAGCAGCGGGGCCGGTTGCCGCTCGTATCGTTGATCCTCGCGGGGGTGGTGCTGGGCTCGAGCTTCTCTGCAGCGACCTCTTACCTGATGCTCTGGGAGCGCGACAACGCCGCGCGCGTGCTGAGCTGGCTTTTAGGGAGCTTTGCGCTCTCGAGCTGGGCACAGGTCGCGACGCTCACGCCGCTCGCGCTGCTCGCTGGGGGGGTGATGTGGGCTTCGGCCCAGGCGCTCAACGTCATGCAGCTCGGTGAGGAGAGCGCGCTGCAGCTCGGGTTGCCGCTCGAAGCCTTTAAAGCGACGCTGATCACGGTGGCGACGCTCGCGACCGCCGCGGCGGTCAGCGTCGCCGGTATTATCGGCTTCGTCGGCCTCATCGTGCCGCACGCCGTGCGCCTCGCCGTCGGCCCCGACCACCGCACCCTGATCCCACTCTCAGGGCTTGTGGGGGCGCTTTTCATGGTGCTCGCCGACCTCGCCGCGCGCACCGTCATCGCCCCCGCTGAACTGCCCATCGGCGTGGTCACGGCGCTCGTCGGGGGGCCGTTTTTCCTCTACCTCTTACGGCGGCAGCGGCGTTTGGGTTGA
- a CDS encoding Gfo/Idh/MocA family protein, whose translation MTARVRWGIIGVGNVTERKSGPGFQRAARSELVAVMRRDAARAADYARRHGVPRWYADAGALIHDPEVDAVYIATPPDSHMRYTLEVAAAGKPVYVEKPMARTAAECEAMVAACRAAGVPLFVAYYRRAMPRFVKVKALLEGGAVGEPRAVVVRLQQNFAPEPGAALPWRVRPEVSGGGLFVDLGSHVLDLLDWLFGPIVEVTGAAANQAGRYPAEDLVTATFRFASGVRGVGLWCFSAALSTDEVEVVGSAGSLRFATFNGQPLKLTTAAGTEEIPAPYPETVQLPLIQTVVDALTGRGMCPSTGESALRTARVIDALLEAHRRGST comes from the coding sequence ATGACAGCGCGCGTTCGTTGGGGCATCATCGGGGTAGGGAACGTCACCGAGCGCAAGAGCGGGCCGGGCTTTCAGAGGGCGGCCCGCTCCGAGCTCGTCGCGGTGATGCGCCGCGACGCCGCCAGAGCCGCCGACTACGCGCGGCGCCACGGCGTGCCCAGATGGTACGCGGACGCGGGGGCGCTCATCCACGACCCCGAGGTCGACGCCGTCTATATCGCCACGCCGCCCGATTCGCACATGCGCTACACGCTCGAGGTCGCCGCGGCGGGCAAACCCGTCTATGTGGAGAAGCCCATGGCGCGCACCGCCGCCGAGTGCGAGGCGATGGTCGCCGCGTGCCGGGCGGCCGGTGTGCCGCTGTTCGTGGCCTACTACCGGCGGGCGATGCCACGGTTTGTAAAGGTCAAAGCGCTGTTGGAGGGGGGTGCTGTCGGGGAGCCGCGGGCGGTGGTGGTCCGGCTGCAGCAGAACTTCGCGCCGGAGCCCGGGGCCGCGTTGCCCTGGCGCGTCCGTCCAGAGGTCTCCGGGGGCGGGCTCTTCGTGGACCTGGGTTCGCACGTCCTCGACCTGCTCGACTGGCTTTTCGGCCCCATCGTGGAGGTCACGGGCGCGGCGGCCAACCAAGCCGGGCGCTACCCTGCCGAGGACCTCGTCACGGCCACCTTTCGCTTCGCGTCGGGGGTGCGGGGGGTGGGTCTTTGGTGTTTTAGCGCCGCCTTGTCCACCGACGAGGTCGAGGTCGTTGGTTCGGCGGGGAGCCTGCGCTTTGCGACCTTTAACGGCCAACCCCTAAAGCTCACGACGGCAGCGGGCACCGAGGAGATCCCCGCGCCCTACCCCGAGACCGTGCAGCTGCCCCTCATCCAAACCGTCGTCGACGCCCTGACGGGGCGCGGGATGTGCCCCAGCACGGGGGAGAGCGCCTTGCGCACGGCGAGGGTCATCGACGCGCTGCTCGAGGCGCACCGGCGTGGGTCGACGTAG
- a CDS encoding tagaturonate epimerase family protein has translation MPSQLPEPLPVPPEARAHPSFRLHEGAALWLAGARLAVLAPPEHPALTRFRGEVQHVGDHRLLRAERRAENAAALRALLPDLQPRPLGLVTSAGFGDRLGVATPGHVRAAQRYGAGVAPVFAQQSIREMTRTGRTPQEVLDDATWGAFAAGWRGALGADADHQKTVADLERCAAAGFTLFTVDPSDHVDDSAHGAPASDLEAKVAALPWRELETTRADFERYAGRRLELGDRELVLAREAVLRAGAKYARAVLHVATLYRHLEGKGAPFELEVSVDETATPTSHAEHAVVALELRRLGVRWVGLAPRFVGRFEKGVDYRGDLGELKADLAGHAALARSLGPYKLSLHSGSDKFSVYPLIAEATGGMVHLKTAGTSYLEALRVAAQVAPGLFREILTLGRERFAVDKQSYHISAALARVSEADTLTDDELPRLLDDDDARQVLHVTFGSALDRYRAPLLRVLEAHDEAYQAGLAAHFAKHLTPFAEVAP, from the coding sequence ATGCCAAGCCAGCTCCCCGAACCCTTACCGGTGCCCCCGGAAGCGCGCGCTCATCCCTCGTTCCGGCTACACGAGGGAGCGGCCCTCTGGCTGGCGGGGGCGCGCCTCGCCGTGCTGGCGCCGCCCGAGCACCCCGCGCTCACCCGCTTTCGCGGCGAGGTGCAGCACGTAGGCGACCACCGGCTGCTGCGCGCCGAGCGGAGGGCCGAAAACGCGGCGGCGCTTAGAGCGCTCCTCCCCGACCTGCAGCCCCGCCCGTTGGGGCTCGTCACCTCGGCGGGTTTCGGCGACCGTTTGGGCGTCGCGACGCCGGGGCACGTGCGCGCCGCGCAGCGTTACGGGGCGGGGGTCGCACCCGTGTTCGCGCAGCAGTCGATCCGCGAAATGACCCGCACGGGCCGCACCCCGCAGGAGGTCCTGGACGACGCCACCTGGGGCGCCTTTGCAGCGGGCTGGCGGGGCGCGCTGGGCGCCGACGCCGACCACCAGAAGACGGTGGCGGACCTTGAGCGCTGCGCGGCGGCGGGCTTTACCCTCTTCACGGTAGACCCCAGCGACCACGTGGACGACAGCGCGCATGGCGCCCCCGCAAGCGACCTCGAGGCGAAGGTCGCGGCGCTGCCGTGGCGCGAGCTGGAGACGACCCGGGCCGACTTCGAGCGCTACGCGGGGCGCAGGCTCGAGCTCGGGGACCGTGAGCTCGTGTTAGCACGTGAAGCCGTGCTGCGCGCCGGCGCCAAGTACGCGCGCGCGGTGCTGCACGTCGCGACGCTCTACCGGCACCTGGAGGGCAAGGGCGCGCCGTTCGAGCTCGAGGTCTCGGTGGACGAAACCGCGACCCCCACCTCGCACGCCGAACACGCGGTCGTGGCGCTTGAACTGAGGCGCCTCGGCGTGCGCTGGGTCGGCCTCGCGCCGCGCTTCGTCGGGCGTTTCGAGAAAGGGGTGGACTACCGCGGCGATTTGGGCGAGCTCAAGGCCGACCTAGCGGGGCACGCGGCGCTCGCCCGGTCTTTGGGGCCGTACAAGCTCTCCTTGCACTCGGGTTCGGACAAGTTCAGCGTCTATCCGCTTATTGCCGAGGCGACCGGCGGGATGGTCCACCTCAAAACGGCCGGCACGAGCTACCTCGAGGCGCTGCGCGTCGCCGCGCAGGTCGCCCCGGGGCTCTTCCGCGAGATCCTGACGCTCGGGCGCGAGCGGTTCGCGGTGGACAAACAGAGCTACCACATCTCGGCGGCGCTCGCGCGGGTGTCCGAAGCGGACACCCTTACCGACGACGAGCTGCCGAGGCTTTTGGACGACGACGACGCCCGCCAAGTCCTGCACGTCACCTTCGGCTCGGCTTTAGACCGCTACCGAGCGCCGCTCTTAAGGGTGCTGGAGGCGCATGACGAAGCGTACCAAGCGGGGTTGGCGGCGCACTTCGCGAAGCACCTCACCCCGTTTGCGGAGGTCGCACCGTGA
- a CDS encoding TRAP transporter large permease subunit, with translation MTGPLEQPRVEGTRASSPRAESRLGRLEGGFSRFVGATTALLLLGIVVVISYQVAARYLPGMRVPRWTEEVSLILMVWLAMLGSGLGVRAGEHLAMDIALRQLGARAQRLVSRLIYLLVAGFGVYLVVYGYELASRTMGQTFAASKLPIGWMYLGIPLGGVLVALYALRALFVPPPALGEAAAIPKRNRLLQGTLLAMALLLILGGVAVFGPSLWGPIGVLLGSFALLLVAGVPIAVGVGIASLITALTLELPPLIIAQRMANGVSSTPLLAIPFFILAGQIMAEGGIAKRLVDFARVLVGPIPGGLAMVNVVSSMLFGGASGSAVADVSANGTILIPMMKRQGYGGDFSTAITVASSVQGIIIPPSHNAVIYSLAAGGVSIGALFLGGYIPGIMIGLSLMVASYVLSKRRGYPALPRPNLGESLRITLAAIPSLAVGFIIVGGIAFGFFTATEAAAVGAVTAFLVSTLVYRELSLTGLWHATLGSVRTIAVVIFLIATASAFAWLMAYLRIPAALASGLLALTDNPYALLLLINLLLLLLGAVMDMAPLILILTPVLLPIVTADPINMDPVHFGVMLLMNLGLGLTTPPVGSALFVGCAIGRVRLEEASRAMLYLWPALFIVLMLVTYFPWFVRVLPRLLGA, from the coding sequence ATGACCGGGCCCCTCGAGCAACCCCGTGTGGAGGGGACGCGCGCCTCGAGTCCCCGCGCCGAGTCGCGTCTGGGGCGGCTCGAGGGGGGCTTCTCGAGGTTCGTCGGCGCGACCACCGCCCTCTTGCTCCTAGGCATCGTGGTGGTCATCTCCTACCAGGTCGCCGCCCGCTACCTGCCGGGGATGCGCGTGCCGCGTTGGACGGAGGAGGTGAGCCTCATCCTGATGGTGTGGCTCGCGATGCTCGGCAGCGGCCTCGGCGTCCGCGCGGGCGAGCACCTCGCGATGGACATTGCCCTGCGGCAGCTCGGTGCGCGCGCGCAGCGCCTGGTCTCTAGACTCATCTACCTGCTGGTGGCGGGCTTCGGGGTCTACCTCGTCGTCTACGGCTACGAGCTCGCTAGCCGCACGATGGGGCAGACCTTTGCCGCTTCAAAGCTGCCGATCGGTTGGATGTACCTGGGCATCCCGCTCGGCGGCGTGTTGGTGGCACTCTACGCGCTGCGGGCGCTTTTCGTCCCACCGCCGGCGCTGGGGGAGGCCGCCGCCATCCCCAAACGCAACCGGCTCCTGCAGGGGACGCTGCTGGCGATGGCCCTGCTGCTGATTTTAGGTGGCGTCGCGGTGTTCGGCCCCTCGCTGTGGGGCCCCATCGGGGTGCTCCTCGGTTCGTTCGCCCTGCTGCTGGTCGCGGGGGTGCCCATCGCCGTGGGGGTGGGGATCGCCAGCTTGATCACCGCGCTCACCCTCGAGCTGCCGCCTCTTATCATCGCCCAGCGCATGGCCAACGGGGTCTCCTCGACGCCGCTTTTAGCCATCCCCTTTTTTATCCTGGCCGGGCAGATCATGGCCGAAGGGGGGATCGCCAAGCGCCTGGTGGACTTTGCGCGGGTGCTCGTCGGGCCGATCCCGGGCGGGTTGGCGATGGTCAACGTGGTCTCCTCGATGCTCTTCGGCGGGGCCTCGGGGTCGGCGGTCGCGGACGTGAGCGCGAACGGCACCATCCTCATCCCGATGATGAAGCGTCAGGGCTACGGCGGCGACTTCAGCACCGCCATCACGGTGGCGAGCTCCGTGCAGGGCATTATCATCCCGCCGAGCCACAACGCGGTCATCTACTCGCTCGCGGCGGGCGGGGTCTCCATCGGGGCGCTCTTTTTGGGCGGCTACATCCCCGGCATCATGATTGGCCTGTCGTTGATGGTGGCCTCCTACGTCCTCTCCAAGCGGCGCGGCTACCCCGCCCTGCCGCGCCCAAACCTGGGCGAAAGCCTGCGCATCACCCTCGCGGCCATCCCCAGCCTCGCGGTGGGGTTTATCATCGTCGGCGGCATCGCCTTTGGGTTTTTCACCGCCACCGAAGCGGCGGCGGTGGGGGCGGTCACGGCCTTTTTGGTTTCGACGCTCGTCTACCGCGAACTCTCCCTGACGGGTCTCTGGCACGCCACCCTGGGGTCGGTCCGGACGATCGCGGTGGTGATCTTTCTCATCGCCACGGCGAGCGCCTTTGCCTGGCTCATGGCCTATCTGCGGATTCCGGCGGCGCTCGCCTCGGGGCTCCTGGCGCTGACCGACAACCCCTACGCGCTGCTTTTGCTCATCAACCTGCTGCTGCTACTCCTCGGCGCGGTGATGGACATGGCGCCGCTCATCCTCATCCTTACCCCCGTCTTGCTGCCCATCGTCACCGCCGACCCCATCAACATGGACCCGGTGCACTTCGGCGTGATGCTGCTGATGAACCTGGGGCTCGGCCTCACCACGCCGCCCGTGGGTTCGGCGCTCTTCGTGGGCTGCGCCATCGGCCGGGTGCGGCTCGAGGAGGCGAGCCGCGCCATGCTCTACCTCTGGCCTGCGCTCTTTATCGTGCTGATGTTAGTCACCTACTTCCCCTGGTTCGTCCGGGTGCTGCCGCGGCTGTTGGGAGCCTGA
- a CDS encoding TRAP transporter substrate-binding protein, producing the protein MQRWVRYMGGRFLALLALTLAAGAGAQEITLRAADNQPENYPTVVGLRAMADYLAENSDGRIQMEVFAGGQLGDERSTIEQAQLGVIDIVRTSTSPVGEFYTPMGVFSLPYLFRDEAHFVSVLEGDVGQELLEGLSEAGLVGLAYYDSGSRNFYTTQTPIRSVADLQGLRIRTQESQVVLDMMEALGADPVPLPFAEVYSALQTGVIDGAENNFPSYGPEGVRHFEVAPYYTLDAHARVPEVVMISSSTWAGLSPEDQALVREAAQASVPVQFEAWAELVERSRRAVEEAGSEIIEVDIAEFQAAVAPVLEQYSAVYGDLIRRIQDTE; encoded by the coding sequence ATGCAACGTTGGGTGAGGTACATGGGAGGCCGCTTTCTGGCGCTGCTAGCGCTGACACTCGCCGCTGGTGCGGGGGCGCAGGAGATCACGCTGCGCGCCGCCGACAACCAGCCGGAAAACTACCCGACGGTCGTGGGGCTTCGGGCGATGGCCGACTACTTGGCCGAAAACAGCGATGGGCGCATCCAGATGGAGGTCTTCGCCGGTGGTCAACTCGGAGACGAGCGCTCCACCATCGAGCAGGCACAGCTCGGGGTGATCGACATCGTACGCACCTCGACGAGCCCGGTGGGCGAGTTCTACACGCCGATGGGCGTCTTTAGCCTGCCCTACCTCTTTCGCGACGAGGCGCACTTCGTGAGCGTCTTGGAGGGCGACGTCGGTCAGGAGCTGCTCGAGGGGCTTTCGGAGGCGGGCCTCGTCGGGCTGGCCTACTACGACTCGGGGAGCCGCAACTTCTATACCACCCAGACGCCCATCCGCAGCGTGGCCGACCTTCAGGGGCTGCGCATCCGCACGCAGGAGAGCCAAGTGGTCTTGGACATGATGGAGGCCCTTGGCGCCGACCCCGTGCCGCTGCCCTTCGCCGAGGTCTACAGCGCGCTGCAGACGGGCGTCATCGACGGGGCCGAAAACAACTTTCCCTCTTACGGCCCCGAGGGGGTGCGGCACTTCGAGGTGGCGCCCTACTACACCCTGGACGCGCACGCCCGGGTGCCCGAAGTCGTGATGATCAGCAGCAGCACCTGGGCGGGCCTCAGCCCCGAAGACCAAGCGTTGGTGCGCGAGGCGGCGCAAGCGAGCGTTCCCGTGCAGTTTGAAGCGTGGGCCGAGCTGGTCGAGAGGAGCCGGCGAGCCGTCGAGGAGGCAGGCAGCGAGATCATCGAGGTGGACATCGCCGAGTTTCAAGCGGCCGTCGCGCCCGTTTTAGAGCAGTACAGCGCGGTGTACGGCGACCTGATTCGGCGCATCCAGGACACCGAGTAG
- a CDS encoding long-chain-fatty-acid--CoA ligase yields the protein MLSLATFVQEHARTTPERVALRLGERTYSYGQLDAMASAVAGYLTAQGLKPGDKVALSCPNLPFFPAVYYGVLKAGMVVVPLNVLLKPAEISYHLKDSDAKAYFVFEGTAELPMARAGAAAFAEVPSCEHLVVMTADLAAPSPIEGALTFGELLQRYAGPFEGVPREADDTAVILYTSGTTGQPKGAELTHLNMVMNAVVGARLVERPQLAQKDQVFLAVLPLFHVFGQTCAMNAMFYSGGQIVLMPRFDPEAALRLMRATGVTTFAGVPTMYWGLLNAVKAAGGDPEVSSLQICLSGGSAMPVELLRRFEETFRVPILEGYGLSETSPIACFNHADRPRKVGSIGQAVFGVELKVVDERDQELPPGEPGELVVRGHNVMKGYYGRPEATAEAMRGGWFHTGDVATRDEDGYFTIVDRLKDMIIRGGFNVYPREVEEVLMTHPEVSLAAVVGVPDEQYGEEVKAFVVLQEGSSLTPEGLRDWSKERLAAYKYPRQVEVVKSLPMNATGKILRRELRAQSAR from the coding sequence ATGCTGAGCCTAGCCACCTTCGTCCAGGAGCACGCCCGCACCACCCCTGAGCGCGTCGCACTGCGCCTCGGCGAGCGTACCTACAGCTACGGTCAACTCGACGCGATGGCCTCGGCGGTCGCGGGCTACCTCACGGCCCAGGGGCTAAAGCCCGGCGACAAGGTCGCTCTGAGCTGCCCCAACCTCCCCTTTTTCCCGGCGGTCTACTACGGCGTGCTGAAAGCCGGGATGGTGGTCGTGCCCCTTAACGTCCTTCTCAAACCCGCCGAGATCAGCTATCACCTCAAGGATTCGGACGCGAAAGCCTACTTCGTCTTCGAGGGCACCGCCGAGCTGCCGATGGCGAGAGCGGGTGCGGCGGCCTTCGCCGAGGTGCCCTCGTGCGAGCACCTCGTGGTGATGACCGCTGATCTTGCTGCCCCTAGTCCTATAGAGGGGGCGCTGACCTTCGGGGAGCTGCTGCAACGCTACGCGGGTCCCTTCGAGGGGGTGCCGCGCGAGGCGGACGACACGGCGGTGATCCTCTACACCTCGGGGACGACCGGCCAACCCAAGGGGGCCGAGCTCACCCACCTCAACATGGTGATGAACGCCGTGGTGGGGGCGCGGCTCGTCGAACGCCCGCAGCTCGCGCAAAAAGATCAGGTGTTTTTGGCCGTCTTGCCCCTCTTTCACGTTTTCGGTCAGACCTGCGCCATGAACGCGATGTTTTATAGCGGCGGGCAGATCGTGCTGATGCCGCGCTTTGACCCGGAGGCGGCGCTTAGGCTCATGCGCGCAACTGGCGTGACGACCTTTGCGGGCGTGCCGACGATGTACTGGGGGCTACTCAACGCGGTCAAAGCTGCGGGCGGCGACCCCGAGGTGAGCAGCCTGCAGATCTGCTTGAGCGGCGGTTCGGCGATGCCGGTCGAGCTTTTAAGGCGCTTCGAGGAGACCTTTCGGGTACCCATCTTGGAGGGCTACGGGCTCTCGGAAACGAGCCCCATTGCCTGCTTTAACCACGCCGACCGCCCGCGCAAGGTGGGCTCTATCGGGCAGGCGGTCTTCGGTGTCGAGCTCAAGGTCGTCGACGAGCGCGACCAGGAGCTGCCCCCGGGCGAACCCGGCGAACTCGTCGTGCGCGGTCACAACGTGATGAAAGGCTACTACGGCCGCCCCGAAGCGACGGCCGAGGCGATGCGCGGCGGCTGGTTTCACACGGGCGACGTCGCGACGCGCGACGAAGACGGCTACTTCACCATCGTCGACCGCCTCAAAGACATGATCATCCGGGGCGGTTTCAACGTCTACCCGCGCGAGGTCGAGGAGGTCCTCATGACCCACCCCGAGGTCTCTTTGGCGGCCGTCGTCGGGGTGCCCGACGAGCAGTACGGGGAGGAGGTCAAGGCGTTTGTGGTGCTGCAAGAGGGCTCGAGCCTCACCCCCGAGGGGTTGCGCGACTGGAGCAAGGAGCGCCTCGCGGCCTACAAATACCCGCGCCAGGTGGAGGTCGTTAAGAGCCTGCCGATGAACGCGACCGGCAAGATTTTGCGCCGGGAGCTGCGGGCCCAGAGCGCTCGCTAG